The Cherax quadricarinatus isolate ZL_2023a chromosome 18, ASM3850222v1, whole genome shotgun sequence nucleotide sequence tttgtcaaccatgtctcgatccaggaaaaaatttctactATTCCATGTGccataattttcctcaatagtctctgatgtgggaccctgtcaaaagccttactgaagtccttatacacaatatcatattcattatcatgatctacctcctcaaataccttaatgaaaaaagtttataaatttgtaaggcaggagcgcacctttgtaaaaccatgctgagatttgttgattaatttatgcttctcaaggtggctacgaactgcctcagcaattattgattccataaattttcccactatggaggttaggcttattggtctatagttcgaagctaaggacctgtcacctgctttgaaaataggtatcacatttgccatttttgccagtgtgtagtgatatattgaaaagattagccaaaggtttgctaagcttctctttacattcctttagaacccttgcacaCAGTTCATCAGGGCTTGGGGATTTGATAGGTttaaatttatctatttgcctaaggaccatgtcacttgtgaccctaatcgtgcagagTTCATCaacctgttctacataattcattatttctggaatatcgctagtatcttcctgtgtaaaaactgagaggaagtatgtgttaaaaattcttcacatttccttatcattgtccgtgagctgacccgagtaacttttgagtgggcctatcttgtccctgatcttacttctgtatacctgaaagaatccttttgggttagtctttgattctcttgcaactttaacctcatatctttttgcttttcttattccatttttttatttctctctttaactgaatatatcgatttcttaattgcccctctcctctgaTTTGcccatatatgcctctcttttgaccagtgagatgttttaatctattattcatccatttaggatcatttttgtttgatatgatttccctatttggaacacaggttgtctgagcagctagaactatgccctggaaaacgtcatatcggcagtcatcaccacctacctgacccatagtcaggtcattccagttcagcccacccaagtaatttttcagtcctatgaaatcagccaagcggaagtcagggacagagacttgattgccattattaggggaattccatgatatattaaaacagtgatttgtgatcactttgcccaagctcatcattaacctcaagattattaattagtgtttccctactggcaagaactaagtcaagcaggttatttcctctagttggttctgtcacagactgttttaaaaaacaatcttgAATCGTATCAacaaagtcacttgactctaaatttcctgtcaaattgctccagtcaatttgtctatagttgaaatatcccattatcacaacatttttttatgtagatgccttacgaatttcatccaaTAGAAGTTTACCGCACACTCCCTATCGAGATTTGGGGCCCTgtgaatcacacccaaaattagtttttcactgctctcgagaagctgtaaccaaacagattcagtggctgatgcttctaattttatatcttgtctaacaacaatttaaattgtctctgacatacatcactactccaccacccttaatgtcggaggatctcaccttcaaggaccataacattgtatcaatcgcatctgctagaaaaatgacaggatggataatgagaaccttcaaaactagggaggccaagcccatgatgacactctttaggtcacttgttctatctaggctggaatattgctgcacactaacagcacctttcaaggcaggtgaaattgctgacctagaaaatgtacagagaaccttcacggtgcgcataacggagataaaacacctcaattactgggagcgcttgaggttcctaaacctgtattccctggaacgcaggagggagagatacatgattatatacacctggaaaatcctagagggactagtaccgaacttgcacacgaaaatcactcactacgaaagcaaaagacttggcagacgatgcaacatccccccaatgaaaagcaggggtgtcactagcacgttaagagaccatacaataagtgtcaggggcccgagactgttcaactgcctcccagcatacataagggggattaccaacagacccctggcagtcttcaagctggcactggacaagcacctaaagtcggttcctgaccagccgggctgtggctcgtacgttggtttgcgtgcagccagcagcaacagcctggttgatcaggctctgatccaccaggaggcctggtcacagaccgggccgcgggggcgttgacccccggaactctctccaggtaatgttgaccctgtcagtgtggaataatttatagccttgtatgtgacattcagaaggcatctctatctttcagattaagccaggtctctgttatagcaatgatatctatgtttcctgcacttgcaattaatcttagctcatgtatcttatttcttacactcctgctattagtatagtagaccttaagggagctagttccttgctgccctctgctgtctatttgctgacctgatcttttgtctttatttataacttcatgatgaatgtcttttatacatttactgttttcaaccctagtgttgcaacctgactgtttccccacacacacccatacctctatcttctgtcagtttaaaatcctaggcatttcagcaatggccctctcgattgaatttgcaagtgctaccacccctgccccagagagatgtaccccatcccttgcatacatatcatatttgctataaaagttgtcccagttgtcaatgaatgggattgcaagttccttgcagtatctgtctggCCAGCACTTTGTGAGGTTCAAGTCCAGCAGCCAGTTGtgggaccaggcttgcagcttgtccagatccctttgtagtcctacctgatcctcatccacttgaattctctgcattagcttcacattgtctgcaaacagggacgcctctgaatctatcccttctgtcatatgggtgtgggtggatgggtagatgaagctactgtgtatgtgtgctgAACCACTGTGTGTGAGAGCCACTTATCGCCATTTCAGTGTTCAAGAATCTACTGGATAATTTAAAATACAGTACCGACTCTTGTCATTTTCTGGGATGTTCTGTGTCACTCAATGGAAGTACCTCAATGCTGGTGGAAGGCTTTCCTTTGGATCAaaactgattacctcacattccCCAGGTACAGTATGACTTGTACGAGTTTAATGCTTCCTGGTGTATAATAATTTTGTTTACATTAAAAATGGTCTTATAAAATCGCTCTAAAattattttccattttttatTACAAATACTGGTTCTCTTATTAACATCTCTACATAGTAGAGTATTTTCATTTAATTTGTCTGTTATCAGTGTAGTAACATGGGAGAGTTCGGGATGATAGAAATAAACACTAAAATTTATGATCTTTACTATAAACATTTTTGCATAAAAAATGAGTCTAAACTCCTACTCTAATCACATACACAATCACAAATAATTATAAAGTAAATCATCATGGCCCTATAGTGCCTCAGTGTCATACGTCACTGCCGCTTTCTGGTGTCTCACGACACTACCAATCCCAGTGTCATGACACAACATCGTGTCCCATGACACCACCTATTCTCCGTGTTCCAAGACATTCTCTGTAGTACATCCACAACATTGCCTTTTCTGTGTCATAACACTCTCTTTGTACTGCCTTTACTCTGTGTCATGACCCTCAGTCTTGACTTCCTTTTCACCGCGTCATTTGACACTTCAACACTCACCAGGTTACATGACACCCTTACATTTAAGGATACTTCTGTGGCCGTGTCACCTGATACTAACAACGCTCACCGGGTTACCCATCACGACTCTCGGTATCACACGTAACTGAAGTTAACGGTAACTTAAGTCAGCAGACTAAGGCGAGACTCACAGGTAACAGAAGCCAGGAACTGAAGTCAGTAAACTGAGGTGAGAGAGACCCTCAGGTCCCTGAAGTCTGCTGCGGAAGCCTGCGAGGACCTGAAGTCAGCAGATGTCACCTTCAGGTGTACTCCGTGAGGCAGTCGGGTGAACACTCAAAAGGCCAGTAGATGTCACCATCAGGTGTACTCCATGAGAGTCTAAGGCCTAGATGTCACCAGCAGGTGTAGTCTGGTGAACACTGTCAGTAAGGCCAGCTCaccagtccccacattgggtttgatgtaCCGAGTGGTACTGCAGGCCGACAGGTTAACTATCTAACCAACAGTTTGGTAGGAGGTTGCAACAGTCTTAAAGTAATGTCATTCATATAGGTTTACCTCTTGAACAAACATTATTTTTTCTAACTTAATTTTTTTCTGCATCTTACAAATACTCCTACTAGAAATTTGTACACGTGTATCAGTGGCATGCTGTCAAATAATATACTGCCTTTGTGATGCATACTCATGGCACGATGAGTGGCGTATCCCCATAATTCGCCCCtccaataagtttttttttttaccccttttACACTCCTACACCTCACTCCCTTCTAACCCCTACACATTCTTCCTTTAGCACATAGCTCTCTTCAACACTATGACcctttcgggtttagcgcttattttGTATTCATTGTTTTCCTTACATTAGCCACCAAACCCATACTATTACTGCAAATAGAACACCAGGGGGTATAAAATAATGAAGGTGTTTGTCTTTGCAGGTGTGTTAAGCAGCAGGTAAAGAGAGTCAGAGCACCACAGCCATGGATGAGGTGTTTGGCAACAGTAGCAGCGAGACAGTCATGGAAGCCGACCTATCCAGAGTGCTCGCCAACATCAACCAAGACATAGCCGAACTCCAGCACCTTCAAATGCACCGCGATCCTcaccattcacaccaccacatGAGCACCAGTCTCCACCCTCAGCAGCATCAGTTACACCTGCAGCAGCAAGCAATTAGTTCTACCACTAACATGGCACACATCGTCAACAGAGTTGTGGTTAAGCCCTGCATTTCTGCATTATCTGGTGCGTCACCAAGGCGAGAAAACATGACCCAGCGTAGCGACCAAGCAATGACACCCAGGAATACTGTAGCACATGTTTCTGTCATCACCAGCATTGGGAAGCGAGTGGAGGAAGGACCAGTGCCACAGCCGAGGTCCCTATCAGGGGAAGGGAATGTGGCACTCAGGCACACCCAGTCGGCTGTGGTGACTAGGGTGTGCCACAGCCAGACGTCACGACCCAGAGCCCTGAGCACAGGTACCACAACACACCAACTGCAAGAACCCAGCCATCACCAAATgccttcacaacatcaacaaaATTGTCATGGTCAGCACTACGAACACAGTTACGTTAATCTGCAACCATCTCTCAATCAACAACAGATGCAAGCATATGCACAGCCGGAGCACCAGTCGGTTCGTCCAGTGTCAATTTACGACAACGTACCAAGCTCCTCAACACAAGTAACTTTTCCCTCCACACCCTTGCCCCCACAATCTGCCCCACCCATGCTTCAGTCCACACCAGCCTTCCCACAATGTGAGATGTCATCCAGGCCCCACATAGCAGTGCCACAGTACATGAATGTGCCTCTGCCAAGTAGTTCTAGCCCCACTGCCTCCAGGAAGGAGCCTCTTAAGTCTCATGTGGGTggaggtggcagcagcagtgctcCAGCAACTCCCAGAGGTGGGGGCAATGGGTCACAGCGTCTCCACCACAGCTACATTGAACTGTGGTCTGGTGTGCACGAGGAACGTGACTCGCtcagtgatagtgagtgtgaggAGTTAAAGCGCTCATTCCAGGATCCCCACACCCCATCGCATAGGCATTCTCAAGGCTACGTAGAGATGAGCTCTCCATACATTAAAAGTCCCCAGGTGGCAAGTCCCTTTAATGGCTCAGTGCTGGCTGATTTAGCAACAAAGTTGGCTTCATATGCTGGCCATCAACCAAGGAATATATTTTGTCCTTTCTGTCCACGCTACTTTGGCTATGAGAAAAGTCTCGGGAGTCACATACATAAGACACACAAAGATGAACTGAACTCTATGGTTGAAAATCGTTGTGGTGATATACAGCTTCAGTTTTGCCCTATCTGTCAAGCACAGTTCTTTAATACATCAGTTCTTCCAAAACATCTTATTGATTTCCACAGAGCATCCGTTATCGAGATAATGGAGAAAAACAGCTGCATTATGTCTGATGCTGTAGGAATACAGTGCCCTTTTTGTAACAAGAAGGTTCCTCATGGCAAGACCGGTGAACAAGTGCTACTTTACCACATGCAGCAGCTACATTTCTCTGACTATGAAGATATGATCAAGACCAAATTCCGACCCTATAATGGGGCCAGCCGGGAGTCTTTGAGGAGTATATCATCCGGAGATGTTTCTCAGCTGGCTCCTTTCCAACCTGGGGTTACCTCTACACCTGGTTTGAGTAACAAATTGGGAACTATGGCTCTTTCCACAGATGCAAGGCGCAGCGTTGAGGCACTTAATCTGGACGCAACATGGTCCTCACATGGAAGAACATTTAAGTCTCCAATGCCTCCTCCCCAGCCCCCACCTAAGGATAACCAGAAGCAACAGCAAGATACTCGGCAAGAAGAAAAGCCAAATAAACAGTTACCATCTTCATCAAGCAAAGGAATATTGCGTCACCAAAGTGGACTGAATAGAAGACCAAGTGTCAAACGTGAACTACGTTTCAGTGTCCCACCTGTCACTAGTGAGGAGGTATTTGTGCCCGAGTCACCAGAGCAGACAACTCTTGAACAGTTGCCTGATCACGTGCAGGAACAGCTACAGGATCAGCAGAGCCtagaacaaccacaacagcaacacggAAGCCACAATGACGAATCTAAAAGAATCATTCCTATTCGTGTTGACAGCTTGTCTGCGGCAGATTTCATGGATCTGACTGAAAAGATTGGTGGACAACGCAAGAGAAGACGGCTTGGACTTGGCCTTCGTTCCAGGAAGGCCTTtaagaagagagaaaaagagaacattggagagagggaaatAAGCAGTCTAGTAGCAGGAGCCAGCAAGATCATGGATGGAGCCAAGAGATGCATTACAGAGGGTCCTCATGTAGCCAAAAGTGTCATCATTCCTACACCAGCCACCAGGACATTCCGTCGACCAAAGCCTGTGGCAGTTCCTCGTGTTCCTGAGCTCCCTCCGCCACCATCCACAGTTCAGGCTACAGTTAGTGAATGTCCAGTTAGCGTTACACAACTACAAGCTCAAACAAACTCTGCAGAAAAAGAGAGCATCTCTGATGCATCACCTTTCACTAATCTGAAGCTGTACTCTCCATTGCGCATGTTCCGTTGTAACAGTTGTCGAGTCAAATTCTGTGATAATGAGTCTTTGAGTGGACACATAGGGTCCCGACATAAAGGTTTGCTATATCTCCTTCGACCGCAGTATGGCTGTGGCGTATGCTCTGCTAGGTTCTTTGAAAACAAGTACCTGGTGAAGCACTGTCTGCAGCATCATACCTCCCTGCTTGAGATCAGAAGTCCACGCAAACACAAAATcaccatttacagagtcacacaAGACTAGATGCAGATTTCTAACTTGCTTGGTTTTAATTAAACTTAAAATGCATTTTACTATTAAGAGAATGTTTTTTGCACATTTttaagtacagtacttgcattTAAATACATTTTTAATTGAAATGTATTTGAAAAATGTGCTtttgtaaaaaattttaaaagtTCACCTTCTAATGCTGTCTTATTTATATTATTACAACTGCTTGGATATTTTCTATTAATGACATACAGTATAGGTAATAGTCTGTTTTCCATTACTGTATTCCAATTagaaaatcataactatttttgCTGCACCAAGTGAGAATGATGCCTCATGCACTGAaaatgttcatgtgtgtgtgtatgatgagtGTATGTGATTCAAAGTGTATTATTGTGTACATATCTGTGACTTTTGAGTGTCTCCTTCCCCTGATAAGACTTATTCTGTGccataataaattttttttttttgcttcactAGTGTTTTTAACCTCATTATTATTAGGGAGAAATTTTGGCTGTGATGTATATGATCCAGTGGATCAGAGCCCTTGACAGCCATAACCTTTTAAATGGAATGTTTTAATGAAAATGTTTTTGCCATTTTGGCAGTACTACTAATTATAGGTTTGAATGGATAGCTTAGGATTGGAGGTTCTGCTGTTTCCTCATGGGTCATGGAGTGTTACCATGCATCCATGACCCACAGGTATAGAGCtttcaataaatatattattattattataatcaaaaagaagcgctaagccacaaggactatacagcgctgcagggcaggaaggaagtgagggcatcaggtggcaaaagggagatggatgagcaacaggttacggataacagcggggcagtggatggtgaaagggtaaagggcagcaagagactgaaccagaaagggctgaggggagtgcgaaaagtatcatcagagtttgtggagtaaatcagtcgttgtcaagaagtcaatgagagagtcaggattaaaggagggtccatcagcaagaagggaaggtaaagagagagtagtagaacgaagacgacgttggaggtaaattctgcgtgctcgttgatagagagggcagtctaacagaatgtggctaatcgatactggaacttgacactgctcacagagaggaacagggtgcctctccatgagatacccatgagtaagacgagtgtggccaatgcgaaggcgggagagagtggtctcccaacttcggcactgatgacaagaagacggccagtaacctatgctcggtttaatagaatgaagtttgttaccgagcagagttgaccaacgttgttgccaacgggtgcgaaggtgggtagctattgcagcaaaatagtccagaaatggaacacctcgataggaaattggtaggtcatatactgctgaccgcgcagcagtgtctgcctgttcattgccctgtacgtcgacatgaccagggacccaacaaaaaacaatatctttatgtttggtagagatacggcgtagccaaagttggatacggagaactaggggatgagatgtatcaaattttcgtatagcctgtagagcactaagggagtctgagactactacaaatgatgacacaggcatagatgcgatacgaataagtgctgcaagaatggcatacagttcagcagtaaaaatgctagctgaagatagtaaatgccctcgtacgacgctgtccggaaacactgctgcgaatccgacgccgtctgaagacttagagccatctgtgtacacagcggtggcatgagaatgggagtggaagtgatcaagaaaaagagagcgggaagccaccgtaggcagttgagctttcgagcaagggagtgagaaagaacagacccgaacagctggaacttcccaggggggtagggaaaagtgagatgctacatgaacatataaaggtggtaactgaagggaagacaagagtgaatgtaggcgaagagaaaagggacggagcaaacaggggcggcgaacgaataaagaatgtctactaatatcggtgaccattctataaatggaaggattgtgtagatcgtgagagcgtacatagtaacgaaggcaatgggcatcacggcgatcagacaaggatggaacatttgcttctgtatagaggctctcaacaggggaagagcgaaaagcaccaaggcacaaacgtaagccttggtgatggatagagttaaggctagagagagtagcaggagaggccgcggaataaatctggtcaccataatcgagtttcgataaaacgagggctgaatgtaggcgaagcagagttcgacgatcagctccccaggaaagatgagcaagggttttaagaaggtttagccggctgtgacaagttgccttcagagaggtaatgtgaggtttccaggttaaccgacggtcaaagagaaggcctagaaacctgactgtatcacgttcggggatacgggagccatagagatacaaaggatgatcggagataacagagcgtctagtgaaagtgatttggtgagttttggtacttgaaaatttaaacccatgtgtggtggcccaagtggaaacacggtcgaccgcatgctggagagaaactgcaataaggtgacagtcagcgcctgcacaagcaatagcgaagtcatcaacatagagtgatgaccaaatattgggtggaagaacagaggccaaatcatttatagcaaggagaaaaagtgttgtgcttagaacacatccctgagggacaccttcagcttggacgaagtccggggaaagaacattattgactcgaacacggaaatgtctgtcagttaaaaagttcttaaggaaggatggtagattgcctcggaggcctaaggaatgggcctgggccaaaatattatacctccaagttgtgtcatatgccttctcaaggtcaaaaaatatggcaataactgagtgattattcgcaaaggcattacgaacatacgtatccaagcgtagtaaggggtctatggtagaacgacccttacgaaagccatattgactagcggagagactgttgtgagtctctaaataccacattaaacgtcgatttacgaggcgttccatcactttgcaaactgcacttgtaagagcgatggggcgatagtgggaggcatcatgtcctgtagtacccggtttgcggaaagggagaacaatggcagatttccacagctggggaagaactccttgtgcccaaataagattgaagaggtgtaagaggactacaagggctgaccgatgtaaatgttgtaacatacgaatatgaatgtcatcaggcccagctgccgatgatcggcaagctgagagcgttgcctccagttcttgaagtgtaaaaggcacattatactgttcttctccgagagaagaaaagtccaagggtactaactctctggcagactttgaggaaagaaacgaggggcatagatggagccctcgggaaatacggaccagatgtgtgccaagttcaatggcaacgtcgagagggtttgctatatcaacaccagtgacccgtagaacaggagccgggtcaggagagtatttaccactcaatttcctcacttttttccacactgcactcatagaagaagcagaggtgatggtggaaacatagtctcgccaacaagtgcgtttagcttcacggatgacacggcgagcgatcgcacgcttctgcttaaaatcaacaagtctctcagcggttctattgtaccggtacctgccccatgcagcacgtttcaaacgtactgcacgagcacaagcaggagaccaccaaggcacgcacttctgagaatgcctgcctgaggtttggggtatagaatgagaagctgcggtataaactgatgtcgagaagatgtgtaggagctcatcaatggaggatgaagaaggaacctcactaaaagcagtgaggtgtgagtaaagatcccaatttgcccgatcaaactgccagcgagggcta carries:
- the LOC128689301 gene encoding uncharacterized protein; protein product: MDEVFGNSSSETVMEADLSRVLANINQDIAELQHLQMHRDPHHSHHHMSTSLHPQQHQLHLQQQAISSTTNMAHIVNRVVVKPCISALSGASPRRENMTQRSDQAMTPRNTVAHVSVITSIGKRVEEGPVPQPRSLSGEGNVALRHTQSAVVTRVCHSQTSRPRALSTGTTTHQLQEPSHHQMPSQHQQNCHGQHYEHSYVNLQPSLNQQQMQAYAQPEHQSVRPVSIYDNVPSSSTQVTFPSTPLPPQSAPPMLQSTPAFPQCEMSSRPHIAVPQYMNVPLPSSSSPTASRKEPLKSHVGGGGSSSAPATPRGGGNGSQRLHHSYIELWSGVHEERDSLSDSECEELKRSFQDPHTPSHRHSQGYVEMSSPYIKSPQVASPFNGSVLADLATKLASYAGHQPRNIFCPFCPRYFGYEKSLGSHIHKTHKDELNSMVENRCGDIQLQFCPICQAQFFNTSVLPKHLIDFHRASVIEIMEKNSCIMSDAVGIQCPFCNKKVPHGKTGEQVLLYHMQQLHFSDYEDMIKTKFRPYNGASRESLRSISSGDVSQLAPFQPGVTSTPGLSNKLGTMALSTDARRSVEALNLDATWSSHGRTFKSPMPPPQPPPKDNQKQQQDTRQEEKPNKQLPSSSSKGILRHQSGLNRRPSVKRELRFSVPPVTSEEVFVPESPEQTTLEQLPDHVQEQLQDQQSLEQPQQQHGSHNDESKRIIPIRVDSLSAADFMDLTEKIGGQRKRRRLGLGLRSRKAFKKREKENIGEREISSLVAGASKIMDGAKRCITEGPHVAKSVIIPTPATRTFRRPKPVAVPRVPELPPPPSTVQATVSECPVSVTQLQAQTNSAEKESISDASPFTNLKLYSPLRMFRCNSCRVKFCDNESLSGHIGSRHKGLLYLLRPQYGCGVCSARFFENKYLVKHCLQHHTSLLEIRSPRKHKITIYRVTQD